In Sporichthya polymorpha DSM 43042, a genomic segment contains:
- a CDS encoding APC family permease: MSFARVPKRILLGTPMRSDKLGDTLLRKRVGLAIFASGPLSSVAYAPQEIFLVLSVAGAVYFQEAVWFALAIGVLMVVVISSYRQSVREYPGGGGDYDVAMDNLGRTGGLTVASALIVDYIVTVAVSVSAGVDNLGAAVPFVAEHRVQTAIAVIAVLMLLNLRGMAESGFWFAIPAYTFVVGVLALIGIGLFRILVLDDDVKAPSADYEVVASSGEVTGLALAFLVVRAFCAGGVALAGVEQSANGVPAFREPKGRNAASVLLFMGGMAITMFAGLVTLAALTDFKVADDPATEILIDGQPAGPGYEQDPIIAQMAEAVFGDGSWPFVALAVTTTLILFFAANTSFNGFPQLGSILARDRWLPGQLRQRGDRLSYSNSIVALAISAGLLVYVVDANVSSLVGMYIVAVFISLTLGQVGLAKHWTTLLRAGTEAVARRRMQRDRAVNVVGAVFTGAVLAVVLVSDFLDGAWVVVAAVPVFFAMMHKIAKHYDQLNSELTPTAGGVTLPSRIHGIVLVSKLHTPTLRALAFARATRPDTLVALTVQTSPESTADLLREWAAHDIEVPLTVLDSPYREVTRPVLEYVRNVRVASPRDVICVFVPEYVVGKWWEQLLHNQTPLRLKARLLFQPGVMVTSVPWQLGSAEQLEARRTYKPR; the protein is encoded by the coding sequence GTGAGTTTCGCCCGGGTCCCCAAGCGGATCCTGCTGGGGACCCCGATGCGCAGCGACAAGCTCGGGGACACCCTCCTGCGGAAGCGGGTCGGACTGGCGATCTTCGCCTCCGGCCCGCTCTCGTCGGTCGCCTACGCGCCGCAGGAGATCTTCCTCGTGCTCTCGGTCGCCGGAGCGGTGTACTTCCAGGAAGCGGTCTGGTTCGCGCTCGCGATCGGCGTCCTCATGGTCGTCGTCATCTCCTCCTACCGGCAGAGCGTGCGCGAGTACCCCGGCGGCGGCGGTGACTACGACGTCGCGATGGACAACCTCGGCCGCACCGGAGGGCTCACGGTCGCGAGCGCGCTGATCGTCGACTACATCGTCACCGTCGCGGTCTCGGTCTCCGCGGGCGTGGACAACCTCGGGGCCGCCGTCCCCTTCGTGGCCGAGCACCGCGTGCAGACGGCGATCGCGGTCATCGCCGTCCTCATGCTGCTCAACCTGCGCGGGATGGCCGAGTCCGGGTTCTGGTTCGCGATCCCGGCCTACACGTTCGTGGTCGGGGTTCTGGCCCTGATCGGCATCGGGCTGTTCCGCATCCTCGTCCTCGACGACGACGTGAAGGCGCCCAGCGCCGACTACGAGGTGGTCGCGAGCTCCGGCGAGGTCACCGGCCTCGCGCTCGCGTTCCTGGTCGTGCGCGCGTTCTGCGCCGGCGGCGTCGCGCTCGCCGGCGTCGAGCAGTCCGCGAACGGTGTCCCGGCGTTCCGCGAGCCCAAGGGGCGCAACGCTGCAAGCGTCCTGCTGTTCATGGGCGGCATGGCCATCACCATGTTCGCCGGCCTGGTCACGCTGGCGGCCCTGACGGACTTCAAGGTCGCCGACGACCCGGCCACCGAGATCCTCATCGACGGGCAGCCGGCGGGGCCGGGCTACGAGCAGGACCCGATCATCGCCCAGATGGCCGAAGCGGTCTTCGGCGACGGATCGTGGCCGTTCGTGGCCCTCGCCGTCACCACGACGCTGATCCTGTTCTTCGCCGCGAACACCTCGTTCAACGGGTTCCCCCAACTCGGGTCGATCCTCGCGCGCGACCGTTGGCTGCCGGGGCAGCTGCGCCAGCGCGGCGACCGCCTCAGCTACAGCAACAGCATCGTCGCCCTCGCCATCTCCGCGGGCCTGCTCGTCTATGTCGTCGACGCGAACGTCTCGAGCCTTGTCGGCATGTACATCGTCGCGGTCTTCATCTCACTGACGCTGGGTCAGGTCGGGCTCGCGAAGCATTGGACGACACTGCTGCGCGCCGGCACCGAAGCCGTGGCGCGCCGTCGGATGCAGCGTGACCGCGCCGTCAACGTCGTGGGGGCAGTGTTCACGGGAGCAGTCCTCGCGGTGGTCCTCGTCAGTGACTTCCTCGACGGGGCCTGGGTCGTCGTCGCTGCGGTGCCGGTGTTCTTCGCGATGATGCACAAGATCGCGAAGCACTACGACCAGTTGAACTCCGAGCTCACCCCGACCGCGGGCGGCGTCACCCTGCCCAGCCGGATCCACGGGATCGTGCTCGTCTCCAAGCTGCACACCCCGACCCTGCGCGCGCTCGCGTTCGCCCGCGCCACCCGGCCGGACACCCTCGTCGCGCTGACCGTGCAGACCTCGCCGGAGAGCACCGCCGACCTGTTGCGGGAGTGGGCCGCACACGACATCGAGGTGCCGCTCACGGTCCTCGACTCCCCGTACCGGGAGGTCACGCGCCCGGTGCTGGAGTACGTCCGCAACGTGCGCGTCGCGAGCCCGCGCGACGTCATCTGCGTCTTCGTGCCCGAGTACGTGGTCGGCAAGTGGTGGGAGCAACTGCTCCACAACCAGACCCCGCTGCGGCTCAAGGCCCGCCTGCTGTTCCAGCCGGGCGTGATGGTCACCAGCGTCCCCTGGCAGCTGGGCTCGGCCGAACAGCTCGAGGCCCGCCGGACCTACAAGCCGCGCTGA
- a CDS encoding RsmB/NOP family class I SAM-dependent RNA methyltransferase, protein MNDDPRGRSRRGGRPASRSGDRPRSAPRSPRNEPADPARRAALDLLRAVADRDAYANLVLPGLLRERGLTGRDAAFATELGYGTLRAQGTYDAVLAACVDRPLEKLDPGVVEVLRLGAHQLLGLQTPPHAAVSATVALCRAAVGPGPAGLVNAVLRKVSARDLDAWVTELGPARDADPAGHLALRHAHPRWVISAVADALGAGGRADWDEVEAALAANNAPPRVTLVARPGRATVDDLVATGAQAAPYSRVGAILPGGDPGGLALVRSGAAGVQDEGSQLVTLALADAPLDGPDARWLDLCAGPGGKAALLAGLAGERGARLVAAEVAPHRARLVAAALGSERAAAPVVADGRAPAWPADTFDRVLVDAPCTGLGALRRRPESRWRREPGDVGRLFDLQRELLLSAIGSARPGGLIAYVTCSPHPGETRGVVAAAVADSARAGRPVEPVDARPLLPGVPDLADGPHVQLWPHRHGTDAMFLALLRRV, encoded by the coding sequence GTGAACGACGACCCCCGCGGCCGATCACGGCGGGGCGGCCGACCGGCATCGCGCTCCGGCGACCGTCCGCGCTCGGCCCCACGCAGCCCGCGGAACGAGCCGGCCGACCCCGCTCGCCGGGCCGCGCTCGACCTCCTGCGCGCGGTCGCCGATCGCGACGCCTACGCCAACCTCGTCCTGCCCGGCCTGCTCCGCGAGCGCGGGCTGACCGGCCGCGACGCCGCGTTCGCGACCGAGCTCGGCTACGGCACGCTGCGCGCGCAGGGCACCTACGACGCGGTCCTCGCGGCCTGCGTCGACCGTCCGCTCGAGAAGCTCGACCCCGGCGTCGTCGAGGTCCTGCGACTCGGTGCGCACCAGCTGCTCGGCCTGCAGACGCCGCCGCACGCCGCGGTCTCGGCGACGGTGGCGTTGTGCCGCGCCGCCGTCGGGCCCGGTCCGGCCGGCCTCGTGAACGCGGTGCTGCGCAAGGTCTCCGCCCGCGACCTCGACGCCTGGGTCACCGAGCTCGGTCCGGCCCGTGACGCCGACCCGGCCGGCCACCTCGCCCTGCGGCACGCACACCCGCGCTGGGTGATCTCCGCCGTCGCGGACGCGCTCGGTGCGGGGGGCCGGGCCGACTGGGACGAGGTCGAGGCCGCGCTCGCCGCGAACAACGCCCCGCCGCGGGTCACGTTGGTCGCGCGCCCCGGTCGGGCCACCGTCGACGACCTCGTCGCCACCGGAGCGCAAGCCGCCCCGTACTCGCGGGTCGGCGCGATCCTCCCCGGGGGCGACCCGGGCGGGCTCGCGCTCGTCCGCTCCGGGGCGGCCGGGGTCCAGGACGAGGGCAGCCAGCTCGTCACCCTCGCTCTCGCCGACGCGCCCCTCGACGGCCCCGACGCCCGCTGGCTGGACCTGTGCGCCGGCCCCGGCGGCAAGGCCGCGCTGCTGGCCGGGCTGGCCGGCGAACGCGGCGCCCGCCTCGTGGCCGCCGAGGTCGCCCCGCACCGCGCCCGCCTGGTCGCCGCCGCGCTCGGGAGCGAGCGCGCCGCGGCCCCCGTGGTCGCCGACGGCCGCGCCCCGGCCTGGCCCGCGGACACCTTCGACCGCGTCCTCGTCGACGCCCCCTGCACCGGCCTGGGCGCCCTGCGCCGCCGCCCGGAGAGCCGGTGGCGCCGCGAGCCCGGCGACGTCGGCCGGCTGTTCGACCTCCAGCGCGAACTCCTGCTGTCGGCGATCGGCTCCGCCCGGCCCGGCGGGCTCATCGCCTACGTCACCTGCTCCCCGCACCCGGGGGAGACCCGCGGAGTCGTCGCCGCCGCCGTCGCCGACTCGGCGCGGGCGGGCCGCCCCGTCGAGCCCGTCGACGCCCGGCCGCTGCTGCCCGGCGTCCCCGACCTCGCCGACGGCCCCCACGTCCAGCTCTGGCCCCACCGCCACGGCACCGACGCGATGTTCCTCGCCCTCCTCCGCCGCGTCTGA
- the fmt gene encoding methionyl-tRNA formyltransferase, whose product MRLVFAGTPEVALPSLRALLDSNHDVVAVVTRPDAPTGRGRALRPSPVAELAGEAGLEILRPPSPKDPEFLARLEQIAPDCAPVVAYGGLLPDDALAIPPHGWVNLHFSLLPAWRGAAPVQRAVLAGDEITGATTFRIVRELDAGPVFGVLTETIRPTDTSGDLLGRLADAGAGLLLATLDGIEAGTVDAVPQPADGVSLAPKLNPADAEVDWRAPAMHVDRLIRACTPAPAAWTIFRGERLRLGPVTLRQDSRGLAPGELLVEKNGVLVGTGTHGVALGDVTAPGKKPMRAADWARGARPTSGELLGGEAS is encoded by the coding sequence ATGCGTCTGGTCTTCGCCGGCACCCCTGAGGTCGCGCTCCCCAGCCTGCGCGCGCTGCTCGACTCGAATCACGACGTCGTCGCCGTCGTGACCCGGCCCGACGCCCCGACCGGGCGCGGCCGCGCGTTGCGTCCCAGCCCGGTCGCGGAGCTCGCGGGCGAGGCGGGGCTGGAGATTCTGCGGCCGCCCTCGCCGAAGGATCCCGAGTTCCTCGCGCGGCTCGAGCAGATCGCGCCGGACTGCGCGCCGGTCGTCGCCTACGGCGGCCTGCTGCCCGACGACGCGCTCGCGATCCCGCCGCACGGTTGGGTCAACCTGCACTTCTCCCTGCTGCCCGCGTGGCGCGGCGCCGCTCCGGTGCAGCGGGCCGTGCTCGCCGGCGACGAGATCACCGGCGCGACGACCTTCCGGATCGTCCGTGAGCTCGACGCCGGGCCGGTCTTCGGCGTCCTCACCGAGACGATCCGGCCGACCGACACCAGCGGCGACCTGCTCGGCCGCCTCGCTGACGCCGGAGCCGGGCTGTTGCTCGCCACCCTCGACGGCATCGAGGCGGGGACGGTCGACGCCGTGCCCCAGCCGGCCGACGGCGTCTCCCTCGCGCCGAAGCTGAACCCGGCCGACGCCGAGGTCGACTGGCGTGCGCCGGCGATGCACGTCGACCGGCTCATCCGCGCGTGCACCCCGGCCCCGGCGGCGTGGACGATCTTCCGCGGAGAGCGCCTGCGCCTCGGCCCCGTGACGCTCCGTCAGGACAGCCGCGGCCTCGCGCCGGGCGAGCTGCTCGTCGAGAAGAACGGGGTGCTCGTCGGTACCGGGACCCACGGTGTCGCCCTCGGCGACGTGACCGCGCCGGGCAAGAAGCCGATGCGCGCCGCCGACTGGGCGCGCGGCGCCCGCCCGACCTCCGGGGAGCTGCTCGGCGGCGAGGCGTCGTGA
- the def gene encoding peptide deformylase has protein sequence MAIQPIRLFGDPVLRTPAAPVTEFDRELRQLVADLTDTMQDAPGVGLAAPQIGVGLRVFTYWVDNELGHLINPVLDLSDEEQDGEEGCLSIPGLSFPTTRALRVVAKGQNMYGEPVELVGSHLLARCVQHETDHLDGILFVDRLDDETRRAALRAIRESAWADEAPPQIRISPHATAGRAT, from the coding sequence GTGGCGATCCAGCCCATCCGCCTGTTCGGCGACCCCGTCCTCCGCACCCCGGCGGCCCCGGTCACCGAGTTCGATCGCGAGCTCCGGCAGCTGGTCGCGGACCTGACCGACACCATGCAGGACGCCCCCGGCGTCGGCCTCGCCGCGCCCCAGATCGGCGTCGGCCTGCGCGTGTTCACGTACTGGGTGGACAACGAGCTCGGGCACCTGATCAACCCCGTCCTCGACCTCTCCGACGAGGAGCAGGACGGCGAGGAGGGCTGCCTCTCGATCCCCGGTCTGAGCTTCCCGACGACGCGGGCGCTGCGGGTCGTCGCGAAGGGGCAGAACATGTACGGGGAGCCGGTCGAGCTCGTCGGCTCCCATCTGCTGGCGCGGTGCGTCCAGCACGAGACCGACCACCTCGACGGCATCCTGTTCGTCGACCGCCTGGACGACGAGACCCGCCGCGCCGCGCTGCGGGCGATCCGGGAGTCCGCGTGGGCCGACGAGGCTCCGCCCCAGATCAGGATCTCGCCGCACGCCACCGCCGGCCGCGCGACCTGA
- a CDS encoding alpha/beta hydrolase, whose protein sequence is MLTFGLALAVAGPVIATGVAVPAPSSSPSSPPSVEVEPRSPVEDRYRATGPWAVTTSEVAIPDGLSFSIAHPRALGRDGTRHPILVWGNGTNATPDQYGGVFRHLASWGFVVIGSSDTQQADGRTMLAALRHLLGANLDGTSPFFGVLDPTRVGTLGHSQGAGGAINAANGSGGLVDTVVPINLPDARYVERRGRFSVSDLTTPTFFLGGGTDGLISTPGGLRGYYQRVPHGALGVLRGADHLAIQRNRSGYLGYLTAWLRWHLLDDAYAASAFLGVDPKQTEFRRNSRWQNQQAKGLAP, encoded by the coding sequence ATGCTCACGTTCGGATTGGCCCTGGCGGTCGCCGGGCCGGTCATCGCCACGGGCGTCGCCGTTCCGGCGCCCTCGTCGTCGCCGTCGTCGCCCCCGTCGGTGGAGGTCGAGCCGCGATCTCCGGTCGAGGACCGGTACCGGGCCACCGGACCGTGGGCGGTCACCACCAGCGAGGTCGCGATCCCCGACGGGCTGTCGTTCTCCATCGCCCACCCGCGCGCGCTCGGGCGCGACGGGACGCGGCACCCGATCCTGGTCTGGGGCAACGGGACCAACGCGACGCCCGACCAGTACGGCGGGGTGTTCCGCCACCTCGCGTCGTGGGGCTTCGTCGTCATCGGGTCGTCCGACACCCAGCAGGCCGACGGCCGCACGATGCTCGCGGCGCTGCGCCACCTGCTGGGCGCGAACCTCGACGGGACCAGTCCGTTCTTCGGCGTCCTCGACCCGACGCGGGTCGGGACCCTGGGCCACTCGCAGGGCGCCGGCGGCGCGATCAACGCCGCCAACGGCTCCGGCGGACTCGTCGACACCGTCGTCCCGATCAACCTGCCGGACGCCCGCTACGTCGAGCGCCGCGGCCGGTTCTCCGTCTCGGACCTGACGACCCCGACGTTCTTCCTCGGCGGCGGAACCGACGGCCTGATCTCCACGCCGGGGGGCCTACGCGGCTACTACCAACGCGTCCCGCACGGCGCGCTCGGCGTCCTGCGCGGCGCTGACCACCTCGCGATCCAGCGGAACCGGAGCGGGTACCTCGGGTACCTCACCGCCTGGCTGCGCTGGCACCTGCTAGACGACGCCTACGCCGCGTCCGCGTTCCTCGGCGTCGATCCGAAGCAGACCGAGTTCCGCCGCAACTCCCGCTGGCAGAACCAGCAGGCGAAGGGCCTCGCGCCCTGA
- the metK gene encoding methionine adenosyltransferase, translated as MSRRLFTSESVTEGHPDKIADQISDSILDALLKEDPRSRVAVETLITTGQVHVAGEVTTQGYADIPTIVRDRVLEIGYDSSKKGFDGASCGVSVSIGSQSPDIAQGVDAAYEAREGEGTDELDKQGAGDQGLMFGYACDDTPEFMPLPIQLAHRLSQRLTAVRKSGTVPYLRPDGKTQVTIEYDGDRPVRLDTVVVSSQHADDIDLKTLLAPDVADHVVAPELANIDIDTAGYRLLVNPTGKFVVGGPMGDAGLTGRKIIVDTYGGMARHGGGAFSGKDPSKVDRSAAYAMRWVAKNVVAAGLARRCEVQVAYAIGKAHPVGVFVETFGTESVDPAKIQSAVTTVFDLRPAAIIRDLDLLRPIYTPTAAYGHFGRDLPDFTWERTDRVDALRSACGV; from the coding sequence GTGTCGCGTCGTCTGTTCACCTCGGAATCCGTCACCGAGGGCCACCCGGACAAGATCGCGGACCAGATCAGTGACTCCATCCTCGACGCCCTCCTCAAGGAGGACCCGCGCAGCCGGGTCGCCGTCGAGACCTTGATCACCACCGGCCAGGTCCACGTCGCGGGTGAGGTCACGACCCAGGGCTACGCCGACATCCCGACGATCGTCCGCGACCGTGTCCTGGAGATCGGCTACGACTCGTCCAAGAAGGGCTTCGACGGCGCGTCCTGCGGCGTCTCGGTCTCGATCGGCTCGCAGTCGCCCGACATCGCGCAGGGCGTCGACGCGGCCTACGAGGCCCGTGAGGGCGAGGGCACCGACGAGCTCGACAAGCAGGGCGCCGGCGACCAGGGCCTGATGTTCGGTTACGCCTGCGACGACACCCCCGAGTTCATGCCGCTGCCGATCCAGCTCGCTCACCGGCTCTCGCAGCGCCTGACCGCCGTCCGCAAGTCGGGCACGGTTCCCTACCTGCGTCCGGACGGCAAGACCCAGGTCACCATCGAGTACGACGGCGACCGTCCCGTCCGCCTCGACACCGTCGTCGTCTCCTCGCAGCACGCCGACGACATCGACCTCAAGACCCTGCTCGCGCCGGACGTCGCCGACCACGTCGTCGCCCCCGAGCTCGCGAACATCGACATCGACACCGCCGGCTACCGCCTGCTGGTCAACCCGACCGGCAAGTTCGTCGTCGGTGGTCCGATGGGTGACGCCGGTCTGACCGGCCGCAAGATCATCGTCGACACCTACGGCGGCATGGCCCGGCACGGTGGTGGCGCGTTCTCCGGCAAGGACCCGTCCAAGGTCGACCGCTCCGCCGCCTACGCGATGCGCTGGGTCGCGAAGAACGTCGTCGCGGCCGGGCTCGCCCGCCGCTGCGAGGTCCAGGTCGCCTACGCCATCGGCAAGGCGCACCCGGTCGGTGTCTTCGTCGAGACCTTCGGCACCGAGAGCGTCGACCCGGCCAAGATCCAGTCGGCCGTCACGACCGTGTTCGACCTGCGTCCGGCCGCGATCATCCGCGACCTCGACCTGCTCCGCCCGATCTACACGCCGACCGCGGCGTACGGGCACTTCGGCCGCGACCTCCCGGACTTCACCTGGGAGCGCACCGACCGCGTCGACGCCCTCCGCAGCGCCTGCGGCGTCTGA
- a CDS encoding maleylpyruvate isomerase N-terminal domain-containing protein → MTAPEHSPPPIDLPTVAAAADRALNRVAELVRGIPEQSDQALPEWTIAQTAAHLTGVVGAYIDIAAGQGSPYTDIRNVAATNTELLARVTDRTPFLLAEQIQALRPALAAAIGDEPDGYRPGHEGVPLLRSTAVARILGEAVVHGWDIATAAQRMWWIEPSDAALIFRSFLPFLPRFVHPENAHGVNARFDVRVRKFPEARAVFAFRDGHLTVEAEPQGRVDCTIVGAPASMILVIHRRIGLWNPISRGQMVAWGTKPWLAFRLVSLFDPP, encoded by the coding sequence GTGACCGCCCCCGAGCACTCCCCGCCGCCCATCGACCTGCCCACCGTGGCCGCGGCCGCCGACCGCGCACTGAACCGGGTCGCCGAGCTCGTCCGCGGCATCCCCGAGCAGAGTGATCAGGCGCTGCCGGAGTGGACGATCGCGCAGACCGCGGCCCACCTGACGGGCGTCGTCGGTGCGTACATCGACATCGCCGCCGGCCAGGGCTCGCCGTACACCGACATCCGCAACGTGGCGGCGACGAACACCGAGCTGCTCGCCCGCGTCACCGACCGGACGCCGTTCCTGCTCGCGGAGCAGATCCAGGCGTTGCGGCCGGCGCTGGCCGCGGCGATCGGCGACGAGCCGGACGGCTACCGCCCCGGCCACGAGGGCGTCCCGCTGCTGCGGTCGACGGCGGTGGCGCGGATTCTCGGGGAGGCGGTGGTCCACGGCTGGGACATCGCGACGGCCGCGCAGCGCATGTGGTGGATCGAGCCGTCCGACGCGGCGCTGATCTTCCGCTCGTTCCTGCCGTTCCTGCCTCGGTTCGTCCACCCGGAGAACGCCCACGGGGTGAACGCGCGCTTCGACGTCCGCGTCCGGAAGTTCCCCGAGGCGCGAGCGGTGTTCGCGTTCCGGGACGGGCACCTGACCGTGGAGGCCGAGCCGCAGGGCCGGGTGGACTGCACGATCGTCGGTGCGCCCGCGTCGATGATCCTCGTGATCCACCGCCGGATCGGCCTGTGGAATCCGATCTCGCGGGGGCAGATGGTGGCCTGGGGGACCAAACCGTGGCTCGCGTTCCGCCTGGTGAGCCTGTTCGACCCACCCTGA
- a CDS encoding primosomal protein N' yields the protein MSSGGGPPEAAVEQLELVRETARRTTKSVRKKEREPAPVAADRPVARVAVDVPFPHLDRPFDYLVPAELDADAVPGARVRVRFAGQLVDGFVLAREDRSEHTGSLARLPKVVSPEPVLAPEIADLARAVANRYAGTVADVLRLAVPPRHARVEAEPPPERIRPAGGLDPGPWEAYPDGETFLAALADGRPARAVWAALPGAPWAPAVAAAVAATLAGGRGALVVVPDARDLARLGAALDAALGPGGHLELTADLGPAERYRRWLAVRRGAARAVIGTRAAMFAPVADLGLVVVWDDGDDLHAEPRAPYPHVREVLCLRAHLAGAAALIGGYAVTAEGAALVETGWARSLAAPREIVRARGPRVAPAGTDTDLERDPAARAARLPSVAWQTARAALANGPVLLQVPRRGYLPILACVRCREVARCRACSGPLGLAAGERSATCRLCAQPAEEWACPACGATAFRSVVVGVARTAEEIGRAFPNVPVRHSSADGTVLAAVDDTPALILATPGAEPEAAHGYAAALLLDGDALLARADLRAAEEAVRRWANAAALVRPGGHVVLMADPAAPAVQALVRWDPFGFAERELTDRQALGFPPAVRLAVLTGPAAAISELLEAARLPAAASQLGPVPTGRDGTDDAARAVVRVPRASGSELAAALRAGAGVRSARKAAGSVRIQIDPAALG from the coding sequence GTGAGCTCCGGAGGGGGACCGCCCGAGGCGGCGGTCGAGCAGCTGGAGCTCGTGCGCGAGACCGCGCGCCGCACCACGAAGTCGGTCCGGAAGAAAGAACGTGAGCCCGCCCCGGTCGCCGCGGACCGGCCGGTCGCGCGCGTCGCCGTCGACGTCCCGTTCCCGCACCTGGACCGGCCGTTCGACTACCTCGTCCCCGCCGAGCTCGACGCGGACGCCGTGCCCGGGGCGCGCGTGCGTGTCCGGTTCGCCGGCCAGCTCGTCGACGGGTTCGTCCTCGCGCGGGAGGACCGCAGCGAGCACACCGGCTCGCTGGCCCGCCTGCCCAAGGTCGTGTCGCCGGAACCGGTGCTCGCCCCGGAGATCGCGGATCTCGCCCGGGCCGTGGCGAACCGCTACGCCGGCACGGTCGCGGACGTCCTGCGCCTCGCCGTCCCGCCCCGGCACGCCCGCGTCGAGGCCGAGCCGCCCCCGGAGCGAATCCGGCCCGCCGGCGGCCTCGACCCCGGGCCCTGGGAGGCCTATCCGGACGGGGAGACGTTCCTGGCCGCCCTGGCCGACGGCCGCCCCGCCCGCGCCGTCTGGGCCGCCCTGCCGGGTGCACCGTGGGCCCCGGCCGTCGCGGCGGCGGTCGCGGCCACCCTCGCGGGCGGGCGCGGGGCGCTGGTCGTCGTGCCGGACGCCCGCGACCTGGCGCGCCTGGGCGCCGCTCTGGACGCCGCCCTCGGGCCCGGCGGCCACCTCGAGCTCACCGCGGACCTCGGGCCGGCCGAGCGGTACCGCCGCTGGCTCGCGGTCCGCCGCGGGGCCGCCCGTGCGGTGATCGGGACGCGCGCCGCGATGTTCGCCCCCGTCGCCGACCTGGGCCTCGTCGTCGTCTGGGACGACGGGGACGACCTGCACGCCGAGCCCCGGGCCCCGTACCCGCACGTGCGGGAGGTGCTGTGCCTGCGGGCGCATCTCGCGGGCGCCGCGGCGCTGATCGGCGGGTACGCCGTGACGGCGGAGGGCGCCGCGCTGGTGGAGACCGGGTGGGCCCGGTCCCTGGCCGCGCCCCGGGAGATCGTGCGGGCCCGCGGCCCCCGCGTCGCGCCGGCCGGCACCGACACCGACCTGGAGCGCGACCCCGCCGCCCGGGCCGCCCGGCTGCCCAGCGTCGCCTGGCAGACCGCGCGCGCGGCCCTGGCCAACGGGCCCGTGCTGCTGCAGGTGCCCCGGCGCGGGTACCTGCCGATCCTCGCCTGCGTCCGCTGCCGGGAGGTCGCGCGCTGCCGGGCCTGCTCGGGGCCGCTGGGGCTGGCCGCGGGGGAGCGCAGCGCAACCTGCCGGCTGTGCGCCCAGCCGGCCGAGGAGTGGGCGTGCCCGGCCTGCGGGGCGACGGCCTTCCGCTCCGTCGTGGTCGGGGTCGCGCGGACGGCCGAGGAGATCGGTCGCGCGTTCCCCAACGTGCCCGTCCGGCACTCGAGCGCCGACGGCACCGTGTTGGCCGCCGTCGACGACACCCCGGCGCTGATCCTTGCGACGCCCGGCGCGGAGCCCGAGGCTGCGCACGGCTACGCCGCGGCCCTGCTGCTCGACGGCGATGCCCTGCTCGCCCGTGCCGACCTCCGTGCCGCGGAGGAGGCCGTGCGCCGGTGGGCCAACGCGGCCGCGCTGGTGCGCCCCGGCGGGCACGTCGTGCTGATGGCCGACCCCGCCGCCCCGGCCGTGCAGGCGTTGGTCCGTTGGGACCCGTTCGGCTTCGCCGAGCGGGAACTGACGGATCGTCAGGCACTGGGCTTCCCGCCCGCCGTCCGGCTCGCGGTCCTCACCGGTCCGGCGGCCGCGATCTCCGAGCTGCTCGAGGCGGCGCGGCTGCCCGCCGCGGCGTCCCAACTCGGCCCGGTCCCGACCGGCCGCGACGGGACCGACGACGCCGCCCGGGCCGTCGTGCGCGTCCCCCGGGCCTCGGGGAGTGAGCTCGCCGCCGCCCTGCGGGCCGGCGCCGGGGTCCGGAGTGCCCGCAAGGCCGCCGGGTCCGTGCGGATCCAGATCGACCCCGCCGCCCTCGGCTGA